The Amycolatopsis sp. 195334CR genome window below encodes:
- a CDS encoding M28 family metallopeptidase — translation MSSVRKKLAPAVALAACAGLALGTAPAAGAQAQAVPDGPALAKQLVKKVDVGGVNRHLIALQRISDQNGRTRAAGTPGYDKSAEYVAAKLESAGFTVTRQQFPFTYSETLAESLKVAGADVPVIVMTYSPSTPVGGITAPLAVVPSDATPGCEATDYSGVTGKIVLVSRGACSFAQKQQAAAEAGAVGAVIYNNTDGDLNGTLGDPTAAKIPTGGITKAAGESLASQNGASVTLELRTIQEQRSTYNVIAETKTGRKDNVVMAGAHLDSVPGGAGINDNGTGSAGLLETALQLGGSPKVNNAVRFAWWGAEEFGLVGSDYYTAQLSFEQQLDIALYLNFDMIGSPNAAYFAYDGDDSAGEGSGPGPYGSAQIEQQFVGYLGSQGIPVEDTDFSGRSDYGGFIALGIPAGGLFTGAEGIKTEAQAAKWGGKAGVAYDPCYHQPCDNLGNVDRKALDRNSDALAWVTATYGISTEEVNGVGPQGAKNKKATADQRKAQRSFSAHAEHTHDVAA, via the coding sequence ATGTCATCCGTGAGAAAAAAGCTCGCGCCCGCGGTCGCTCTGGCGGCCTGCGCGGGCTTGGCGCTGGGCACCGCCCCGGCCGCAGGCGCGCAGGCGCAGGCGGTGCCGGACGGGCCTGCACTGGCCAAGCAGCTGGTGAAGAAGGTCGACGTAGGTGGCGTGAACCGGCACCTGATCGCCCTCCAGCGCATTTCCGACCAGAACGGCCGGACCAGGGCCGCCGGCACGCCGGGCTACGACAAGTCCGCCGAGTACGTGGCCGCCAAGCTGGAGTCCGCTGGCTTCACCGTGACCCGGCAGCAGTTCCCGTTCACCTACTCCGAGACGCTCGCCGAGAGCCTCAAGGTGGCCGGGGCGGACGTGCCGGTGATCGTGATGACCTACAGCCCGTCCACGCCGGTCGGGGGCATCACCGCACCGCTGGCCGTGGTCCCGTCGGACGCCACGCCGGGCTGCGAGGCGACCGACTACAGCGGGGTGACCGGCAAGATCGTGCTGGTCTCGCGCGGGGCGTGCTCGTTCGCGCAGAAGCAGCAGGCCGCCGCGGAAGCCGGTGCGGTCGGCGCGGTCATCTACAACAACACCGACGGCGACCTGAACGGCACGCTCGGTGACCCGACCGCGGCGAAGATCCCGACCGGTGGCATCACCAAGGCCGCCGGCGAGTCGCTGGCGAGCCAGAACGGCGCCTCGGTCACCCTGGAGCTGCGCACCATCCAGGAGCAGCGCAGCACCTACAACGTGATCGCGGAGACCAAGACCGGCCGCAAGGACAACGTGGTGATGGCCGGTGCCCACCTGGACAGCGTGCCGGGCGGCGCCGGGATCAACGACAACGGCACCGGCTCGGCCGGGCTGCTGGAGACCGCGTTGCAGCTGGGCGGCAGCCCGAAGGTGAACAACGCGGTGCGCTTCGCCTGGTGGGGTGCCGAGGAGTTCGGCCTGGTCGGCTCGGACTACTACACCGCGCAGCTGAGCTTCGAGCAGCAGCTGGACATCGCGCTGTACCTCAACTTCGACATGATCGGCTCGCCGAACGCGGCGTACTTCGCCTACGACGGCGACGACTCGGCCGGTGAGGGTTCGGGCCCCGGCCCGTACGGTTCGGCGCAGATCGAGCAGCAGTTCGTCGGCTACCTCGGCTCGCAGGGCATCCCGGTGGAGGACACCGACTTCAGCGGCCGTTCCGACTACGGCGGCTTCATCGCGCTGGGCATCCCGGCCGGTGGCCTGTTCACCGGTGCCGAGGGCATCAAGACCGAGGCGCAGGCGGCGAAGTGGGGCGGCAAGGCGGGCGTGGCCTACGACCCGTGCTACCACCAGCCGTGCGACAACCTCGGGAACGTGGACCGCAAGGCCCTCGACCGCAACTCCGACGCGCTGGCCTGGGTGACCGCCACCTACGGCATCAGCACCGAGGAGGTCAACGGGGTCGGCCCGCAGGGCGCGAAGAACAAGAAGGCGACCGCTGACCAGCGGAAGGCGCAGCGCAGCTTCTCGGCACACGCCGAGCACACGCACGACGTCGCCGCCTGA
- a CDS encoding NAD(P)H-quinone oxidoreductase yields MHAITITEPGGPENLRWTEVPDPEPGSGEVLVEVAASAVNRADLLQRRGLYPPPKGASEIIGLECSGVIAELGEGVEGWSVGDEVCALLAGGGYAEKVVVPAGQLLPVPGEVKLIAAAGLPEVACTVWSNVVMHAGLAEGEVLLVHGGAGGIGTHAIQVGKALGATVAVTAGSADRLDRCRQLGADLTINYRDQDFVEVLRAETGGADVILDNMGASYLGRNVDVLKPDGRLMVIGMQGGVKGELNLGALLGKRASVTGLGLRGRPVENKARIVSAVREHLWPLVERGEVAPVVDQVLPMAEAGTAHAALDEGGVFGKILLAARS; encoded by the coding sequence ATGCACGCGATCACGATCACCGAACCAGGCGGACCGGAGAACCTTCGCTGGACCGAGGTCCCCGACCCGGAACCAGGCAGCGGGGAGGTGCTGGTGGAGGTCGCCGCCAGCGCGGTCAACCGCGCCGACCTGCTGCAACGCCGCGGGCTGTACCCGCCGCCGAAGGGCGCCAGCGAGATCATCGGCCTGGAGTGCTCCGGGGTGATCGCCGAACTCGGTGAGGGCGTCGAGGGCTGGTCCGTCGGCGACGAGGTGTGCGCGCTGCTGGCGGGCGGCGGCTACGCGGAGAAGGTGGTGGTGCCCGCCGGGCAGCTGCTGCCGGTGCCGGGTGAGGTCAAGCTGATCGCCGCCGCCGGGCTGCCCGAGGTGGCCTGCACGGTCTGGTCGAACGTGGTCATGCACGCGGGACTGGCCGAGGGCGAGGTGCTGCTGGTCCACGGCGGCGCGGGCGGCATCGGCACGCACGCGATCCAGGTGGGCAAGGCGCTCGGCGCCACGGTGGCGGTCACCGCGGGCTCGGCGGACCGGCTCGACCGCTGCCGCCAACTCGGCGCCGACCTCACCATCAACTACCGCGACCAGGACTTCGTCGAGGTGCTGCGCGCGGAAACCGGCGGCGCGGACGTCATCCTGGACAACATGGGCGCGTCCTACCTCGGCCGCAACGTCGACGTGCTCAAGCCGGACGGACGGCTGATGGTGATCGGCATGCAGGGCGGGGTCAAGGGCGAGCTGAACCTCGGTGCGCTGCTCGGCAAGCGCGCCAGCGTGACCGGGCTCGGGCTGCGTGGCAGGCCGGTCGAGAACAAGGCACGCATCGTCAGCGCGGTCCGCGAGCACCTGTGGCCGCTGGTCGAGCGCGGTGAGGTGGCGCCGGTGGTGGACCAGGTGCTGCCGATGGCCGAGGCGGGCACCGCGCACGCCGCGCTGGACGAGGGCGGCGTGTTCGGCAAGATCCTGCTGGCCGCGCGCTCCTGA
- a CDS encoding cysteine desulfurase-like protein, translating to MAFDVARIRGLFPALGDGWIHFDGAAGMLVPEQVASAVSTAMRAPVSGPGGAFPASQRAESIVSAARRAVADLVGAEPTGVVLGASASVLIQRLVDALSERWTIGDEVVVSRLDEQANLAPWRRAAKRVGAVVRWGEIDIETCELPAWQYENLVSARTKVVTVTLASGSVGTRPDVPTIIEFAKRVGALVVVDATYAAPFVPLDLQELGADIMVVSAQAWGGPAVGALVFRDPELLERLPSASLEANARGPARLELGPHAYPLLAGLVASVDYLSGLDDAAIGSRREKLVTSLGSAKSYHAGLLAQLSTELRSLRHVMVIGDAMRRIPSLAFTVAGKKSPEVAEYLASQGLCAFADDGTSGVFWALGVGEVGGAVRIGLAHYSNVFEINQLVRVLEELR from the coding sequence ATGGCCTTCGACGTCGCTCGGATTCGCGGGTTGTTCCCCGCACTGGGTGATGGCTGGATTCACTTCGACGGCGCGGCCGGGATGCTGGTGCCCGAGCAGGTGGCCTCGGCGGTCTCCACGGCGATGCGGGCCCCGGTTTCCGGGCCCGGGGGCGCTTTCCCGGCCTCGCAGCGCGCCGAGAGCATCGTGTCCGCGGCCCGGCGGGCGGTGGCCGACCTGGTCGGCGCGGAACCGACCGGCGTGGTGCTCGGCGCGAGCGCGTCGGTGCTGATCCAGCGCCTGGTCGACGCGCTGTCCGAGCGGTGGACCATCGGCGACGAGGTGGTCGTCTCCCGGCTCGACGAGCAGGCGAACCTGGCGCCGTGGCGGCGGGCGGCCAAGCGCGTCGGCGCGGTGGTGCGCTGGGGCGAGATAGACATCGAGACCTGCGAACTGCCCGCCTGGCAGTACGAGAACCTGGTGTCCGCGCGCACCAAGGTGGTCACCGTGACGCTGGCGTCGGGCTCGGTGGGCACCCGCCCCGACGTGCCGACGATCATCGAGTTCGCCAAGCGGGTCGGCGCGCTGGTGGTGGTGGACGCCACCTACGCGGCCCCGTTCGTGCCGCTGGACCTGCAGGAGCTGGGCGCGGACATCATGGTCGTCTCGGCGCAGGCCTGGGGCGGGCCCGCGGTCGGCGCCCTCGTCTTCCGCGATCCGGAACTGCTGGAGCGGCTGCCGTCGGCCTCACTGGAGGCCAACGCGCGCGGCCCGGCCCGGCTCGAACTGGGCCCGCACGCCTACCCGCTGCTCGCCGGGCTGGTCGCCTCGGTGGACTACCTGTCCGGTTTGGACGACGCCGCGATCGGCTCGCGGCGGGAGAAGCTGGTCACCTCGCTCGGTTCGGCGAAGTCGTACCACGCCGGCCTGCTCGCCCAGCTGAGCACGGAACTGCGCTCGCTGCGGCACGTGATGGTGATCGGCGACGCGATGCGCCGGATCCCGTCGCTCGCCTTCACCGTGGCCGGCAAGAAGTCGCCCGAAGTGGCCGAATACCTTGCCTCGCAGGGACTTTGCGCGTTCGCCGACGACGGCACCAGCGGGGTGTTCTGGGCGCTGGGAGTCGGCGAGGTCGGCGGTGCGGTCCGCATCGGCCTCGCCCACTACTCCAACGTCTTCGAGATCAACCAGCTGGTGCGCGTCCTCGAAGAACTGCGCTGA
- a CDS encoding bacterial proteasome activator family protein: MTEPNYPKADTNGESAQHVVVVGPDGSPVGTARIAPSEEAEQSETVGDLVEEPAKVMRIGTMIKQLLEEVRAAPLDDASRNRVREIHETSIKELEQALAPELRDELERLVSPFTEDTTPTDAELRIAQAQLVGWLEGLFHGIQTALFAQQMAARVQLEQMRRGLPPGASAGGDNPGPGISGTGQYL, translated from the coding sequence ATGACCGAGCCGAATTACCCGAAAGCAGACACGAACGGCGAGTCCGCCCAGCACGTCGTGGTGGTCGGGCCGGACGGGTCCCCGGTCGGCACGGCCAGGATCGCGCCGAGCGAAGAGGCCGAGCAGAGCGAAACCGTCGGTGACCTCGTCGAAGAGCCCGCCAAGGTGATGCGCATCGGCACGATGATCAAGCAGCTGCTCGAAGAGGTCCGCGCGGCACCGCTCGACGACGCCAGCCGCAACCGGGTCCGCGAGATCCACGAGACCTCGATCAAGGAGCTGGAGCAGGCACTCGCGCCGGAGCTGCGCGACGAGCTGGAACGCCTCGTCTCGCCGTTCACCGAGGACACCACGCCCACCGACGCCGAACTGCGGATCGCGCAGGCGCAGCTGGTCGGCTGGCTGGAGGGGCTGTTCCACGGCATCCAGACCGCGTTGTTCGCCCAGCAGATGGCCGCGCGGGTGCAGCTGGAGCAGATGCGCCGCGGGCTGCCGCCGGGCGCGTCGGCGGGCGGCGACAACCCCGGCCCCGGCATCAGCGGCACCGGCCAGTACCTCTAG